In Cicer arietinum cultivar CDC Frontier isolate Library 1 chromosome 7, Cicar.CDCFrontier_v2.0, whole genome shotgun sequence, the genomic window tgttttgattgtcgcacaccaaccttgtttgtTTCTGATcgttgatggataaggaacataacacacttgtcttacattatgaGCCATGACAAATGGATCAAACAGTGGATATCTTTTTCTTAAGCGAATGTCTATAATGTTTGATATCAAATTGATCTTAGTTCCTTtgctagatggatcaaaccacttacagtaaaacaacatacCAACCTTGTTTTGATTCTTATtgttgatggataaggaacataacACACTTGGCTTACATTACGAGCCATTACAAATGGATCAAACAATGGATATCTTTTGCTCGAACGAATGTCTATAGTGTTGGATATCAAATTGATCTCCTCTactagatggatcaaaccacttatagtaaaacaacaccactgTTTTCACATAATTTAAGAAAGTatagtcaatttcgtaaatatgtTCAACTATATCATAGAAGTCTTCTGTTACACCACCATTAGacacacttttcatacaaactccactattaattgtttctttttcttttgtccAAGATTCAATGAGAAATTTATTTCCATTGACATAATAGCTatgccattctttgaaacttaTACTTGGTCGCATAGATAAGTGTCTCAAGTGGATGTTGATAGAAGTTAGTTCTTCGAGATGTATTTGTTGTTGAAATCTTgatgggaaatttgaatgtatatcaacAGAAGATTGTCTTGTAGTTAAAAATGTCTTGATCGATGACCATCTATATATGttgtttattaaaattaaaatactacgTATGgtcaatatcaatataaatatattaattaaagatcAAGAGGGATTTAAAGtgtactcaatgtatggtttaacttcaTTGCAATTAATCAAAACGTGAATGTGGggcattaaatactttgtcacTTGGCCAAAAAATTGGCAAATCCCTACCCACATGATGACCAAACaggaaaaaaattgataaagtaTGTGGGTTTGTATAACACTATTAGTATCATTTCTTCCGTTCACTGATGATAATGTTTTGTTGCTGatttgatccaacgataaacaAATTTGACTTCTTCAGCATATAAAGTGTAATTCACATGAGGTTTTAGAGTCTTGTCGTTGTGCTCCACCAACAACAAATTTGGTCGTCTAAAGTAAATACCTATGTCTTTTCTAGCTTTGtcattaacttttgtttttcctttcacattcatcacaatattaaatatgttgtcaaataaatttttctcaatatgcataacatcgagattatgtttcaaaagattatctttccaaaACACTAAATTCCAAAAAAGTACATCTTTTTATCCAATTATGCCATTGTCTGTAGGGGTGGACATGGGTCGGATACGGTCGGATTCGGGTCAAAAAACCAAAACCCCCTCAGGTGGTATCAATGGGCCCAATCTCGTCCGTTTTTTATTTCGAGCCAGTCGGGTTCGGGCCACTGGGTGACGGTTGTGAACGGGTGGGTCAAAACGGGTTGGACTTCTGGACTTTGTTGGgccttttttttcatttgaaaaaaaagtaaaataatttgacCCAATATAGTTTGTTATATTTAAGACAACTCTGGCCCATTAAAATAAATGGTCCAACTTGCCAATCAGActcatatttgttttataacttcaatttttgttttataaattcaatttttttatatcacaattttttattacaatattaatcaaaatataatcCAATCAAAGATTTATTGTATTATTGTTCTGAAGACATTGCATTTACATTGGCCACAAAATCTAAGCCAAATATTAAATCACAAATTCACATTCACATGATCAATACAAATTACATTCACACAaccaatacaaattaaaattctcAAGTACAAATTAAATTCACAAAACCAATACAAATATTCTCAAgtataaattacataaattacaTCTTAATCAACCTTATTAAAATGACAGTAATCAAAGGAATATTGCTGCACCATGAGGATTTCCTAGTGATTTCAGCAGTTTCTGCACACATAATgcaaattagaagaaaaaaaataacagtgaaattgaaatatttcaaaagcttgctcaatatattttgtattctCCTTTGTGTGTGATGTAATGAAATCTTAGCATAAAATGATGGAAAGTTAAGAGAAGGAACATTCATAACATCTATGTTTCAATGAAATCTTTTGTAAGGAAATCTATAAGGAGTTGTAAGAAAACACAAAAGTACCTTTCAAACTCCCACATGCAAAATCAATATACTTTCTATTTTAAACTCTATATGACATTGTCTTAGCTCTTTCAACTGCACAAAAATATCACCAGTTAGAGTaacttgctgcaaaatattaatacaacaaAACAATCTATAAACCCTACATTttcaaacagaaaataaaatgtcaacGTACAGTTATTTAGAAGATAACTTTCTTGTTTGGCATCAGTATGCATTTTCTGAGATACTGTGATATATGCATACCATACAAACACACAATATCATATACACATAACCATTGATACTACAACAGAAAGCCTCAcacaaaataaaagttatagttaaaaattaatagttaagtATTTAGAAAAATCTGAAACTAAAAAGAGGCAGAAGCTATTGAAAAGAAACACTTTGaccaaaaacttaaaaaaaacgTGCATAATACAATCAACAAAATACTCACAGAACTTTAACCTTACATTATAGGCTTCTTGCTCTGAgccaacaaacaaaaaatatgctCCTGATCATAGAAAGCTTAACAAGATGAAAATGctagttataaaaaataaaccctaattgtaaaaaataataaggaaATCATAACATAAAATCATAAAACTTTATACGAGTACCTTTCTATGTGCAGTTGTGAGCTTTCTCCAACACTCTTTTGCTCCTTTTCCATTTGTGGTTGAAGATGTGAGATCGAAAagagtataatataatgaagTGAATAAAAGAGAGGTCGAGATACTAGAGAGATGAGATCAAGAGCATCTAAGATGTGTTACTGGGGTCtcaaaggaaaagaaaatgatagTTGAAAACGAGAGAAAAGATGAAGAGCAAGGGTTTTCTGGGCGGCTAGGGTTTGATGGAAGTAGTGATTTTATATGAAAAGTTGAAATGGACTGGGCCAAAATATGGAGAGGAAGATTGGGCCTCAATCTCATATATATTGGGCGGTCGGTTACGGTTGCCGATGGATCCAATTTCTTCACCTGAAGCCGACCATTGTAGACCGTGTATATCCATTGAAGTTCACCCGTGAAATCCGGCAACCCGATCCAAACCACCCGTTTGCTTATGGGCCATATGGGTCGGCCGGTTATGGGCGGGTGTGGCAAATCTGTCCACCCCTAATTGTTTgtaaccttgtggtttacaagTCATACTATTAACAACTTGTACCTTTGgcatatattttactttattccaaacttgttaTAATGTCAATTTAAGCGGTGGTGCTAGATTTTCTGCATAGCCCTTGATAAATGCAGTTTTTTTCCATCTAAATGCATGATCAACAGATGATAACCTATGGTGCAAGTCAAACCACGATGCCTTCCCacagaattttaaaataaattcttttGTGTCTTCCATGTCAATAGGACAAGCCAATTTAGCATGGGTCCCTATCCTGGCAATATCCCTTAAGggggaaatcattaatggtccacatcaaaGAAGctttcatcataaaattttgtttcCGAGCAATATTAAATGTCAAGACACCACTCAACAACCTAttcaaatcgtcaatcaaaggttgtaaaaatatatcattatcagttgtaggattagaaggacctggtatCACGGCGGCCAAGAACATATAATGTTTATACATACACATatcaggaggaagattgtaaggagtaacaataacaGGCCAACAAGAATAAGAAGTATATGATGCTTGTATATAAGGCATAAATCTATatgaggataatccaagtcttacattgtGTGGATCTGACACAAAATCATGATGCATTTAATCAAAGTGTTTCCATACCTGAACATCAAATGGATGTCGCAACTCtgatttcttctattctcataatgccatGTCATCTTTCTTGCAGTCTGCATTGATGCAAGCATTTTCTtcaatcttgatacaataggtagaTAAAACATTGCTTTTCTTGGAATATATTTTCCCCTACgtaccctagagttattcctttggcGATACCTTGGTTGTTGAAAAAACATACATTCAACTAAGTTGGTATCATTTATACCAAATTCgttgtcataatacaacatgcagCCTTTAACATAAAAATCAATCATCTTCACACCcaatcctaactttgacactaaccattTAGCATCgtaataactttgcggcaaaccatctctaatATGTGTGGcatctagcatcattttagtcatcaaatCTAAAGTTAAATCAAGAACATGAAACTCAAACTTTAGACCTAAaagtctaatacacattgaaAACTTTGAGTTTAGAGATCTTTCAAACAATGATTTATTTGTCTCTgtcaaaagaccataaaatctatgagcttcttcattcagaAATCCACCagtatcgtcatattgatcttcacTAAATAACAAATTAACCCTAACAACATCCaaaatcatatcattcatcgcccaaaagtgttgatagttattATAATCTACACCAAACTtgttagtactacttgaaggaaCGATATTATTCTCCACACGTATACTAGTACTAGGCGATGTCGGAGACCCTTCcccatgattagtccaaatccagtagttaggcCGAAATCCATCTTCATATtaatgcactcttatttcatcttcactcttAAACCGTCTACCTCAACATAAATGACATGAACATCTCATCCCCCTTTCGTCTTCAACAATTTTatgcactctcgcaaaattgagaaactcttcaaccttgttagcaaaatGTTCTTTAAGACCTTTCCGActcaaaaaaatcattcaaagttTGCAGGAGTCCCATTTTATAACACCTAAAGAATCTGAATGCCATGAACATTCTACAACTCAAAAGGAGAACGTTGTGCTCAAAACAGAACTTAAGtatcttaaaaatgatttgtcaaattttattaaatcaactAAAACTTTCCAAAAAATTTGGGATCTCACGTAGGAATATTTTACAACTCTCATGCATCCACCCTCAAATTCGAACAAAGTTGAACAAGGAAAATCCATTTCTGAAAAGGAATACAGAGGAATGACAGGTTCATTACTATACGTAACTGCAAGTAGGCCAGATATTGtttttgcagtaggattatgtacTAGATTTCAAATTTTgcctaaagaatctcatttatCTACTGTAAAAAAGATTTTTCATTATCATGTTGGTATAACTGatcttggcctttggtataGCAAAGGAACTCATTTTGATCTTGTAGCGTATTGTGATGCTAATTATGCTagggataaaattgaaagatacactacaagaaatcccCTCATTTGTGGccatttttacaaatattttgtggccgaaaaaaaccctcacaaattagtgaccgaaaaagccctcacaaatacaaaaattcaaattagtctttatttgtggctgaaaaagccctcacaaaagtttaaaaatttagctggattttgtgactgcctaagccctcacaaaatcacaacgttgtaattttgtgagggcttaagcagctacaaaatcaagttaaatatttaagatttttgtgagggctttttcaacCACAAAATAAACCCTTTGTGAgggtaaaggccgccacaaaagcaaGCCATTTgtggccgcccaggccgccacaaacgcaTTGCCCCGTTAccctttgtggctgcaaaggccgccacaaaatcccaAAGTCCCGTTGCCATTTCTTGCCGCCCAGGTTGCCACAAATGCATTGGGCCGTTAtcctttgtggctgcaaaggccgccacaaaatcccaAAGTCCCGTTGCCATTTTtggccgcccaggccgccacaaacgcaTGCCTTCTTGACcattttggccgccacaaaatccatAGATCCGTTGCACTTTGTtgctgctttggccgccacaaaggatcaaccattttctataaatatcactccactcctcttatcatttttcacttctaccttctctctaaaccttctttctaaattttctctccaccttctctctacaaaaattattcCTCCAAGCTTGTTCTTTATTatcttgaattttggtaagtttatattatattatatatttagttttatatttttatttttgatttgaagttatttatgtaattaatattattgaatttttatttttgacagtGGTGATATTGTGTTTACTTCAAAGAGTTCTCAGCTCTgtgaaagcttcaagtcagacactacccgacatcaagttagtattttatacattttaaatttagattagtaaaatatatatgtgatattataaatatatttatattatttttaaaatatatagattagtaaaatatgtgttattatagatttatttataaaaaaatagaaattatgttgtttacataatatatgataaataaaaatttgaaacacatgtaaaacttattgattttaatataactatttttttaaaaaaatattattaaaattgatgatattaatattttttgttagttattaaaaagagttgtaCTTGAGTtagtacaaaaaatttatatactttaacagtctctatttttgtttatatataaggagttaataattttatgaaaaatttcattaaacatcatttaaaattttatttcggtttatataattatagtcttgataataatttattataatgtttgcaaatgctcccctaattgacatataaagtatatcaaaatttatattgcttttgaaaaataaagcaattaatatataaaacatcgatatatatacacacacacacacacacacacacacacataatttatatatttatttaattttcagaataaacatatatatacacacacatatatatggatatagaccgtagttggatgtacgataggaattttcctggaaggaagggtcttaaacaacgttttgctaacaaggttgaagactttctcaattttgcgagagtgcagaaaattgtcgaagatgaagggggaatgagatgtccatgttgtttatgccgatgtagacggtttaaaagtgaagatgaaataagagtgcatttatatgcagatggatttatgcctaactactggatttggaTTAATCATGGGGAAGAGTCTCCGAcggcgcctaatactagtacatgTGTGGAGAATAACataggtccttcaagtagtactaacatgttaggtatagattattataactatcaacactttgaggtgatgaatgatatgatttcAGATGttgttggggttaatttgtcattcaatgaagatcaatatgacgataccgatgggcttccgaatgaagaagctcagagattttatggttttttgaaagagacaaataaaccgttgtttgaaggatctccaactcaaagttatcaatgtgtattagactattaggtctaaagtctcaatttcatgttcctaatttagctttggatttgatgactaaaatgatgctagacgcaactcctgttagagatggtttgccgcaaagttattacGATGCTAAACGATCATtgtcaaagttaggattaggtgtcaagaggattgattgttgtgttaaaggttgcatgttgtattataaaaatgaatttggtataaatgatgccaacttagttgaatgtaagttttgtcaacaaccaaggtatcaccaaaggaataactctagggtaagtaggggaaaatcaattccaaggaaagcaatgttttacctacctattgtatcaagattgcagagaatgtttgcatcaatacaaactgcaggaaagatgatgtggcattatgagaatagaagaaattcagGTGACTTGCGACATCCGTCTGATGGTCAGacatggaaacactttgatgAAATGCATGctgattttgcgtcagatccacgcaatgtaagatttggattatcctcagatggatttacgccttacatacaagcatcgtctactccttattcttgttggccggttattgttactccttacaattTTCCtcttgatatgtgtatgtctaaaccttatatgttcttagctgttgtgataccaggtccttctaatcctacaactggtattgatatttttttacaacctttgattgacgatttgaagaggttgtggagTGGTGTCTggacatatgatattgctcggagagaaaattttatgatgagagttgctttgatgtggaccattaatgatttccccgcttatgggatgttgtcaggatgggggcacccatggtaaattagcttgtcctatttgtatggaagatacaaaagcctttactttaaaatttggcgggaaggcatcgtggtttgactcgcaCCGTAGGTTATTACCTAttgatcatgcatttagaaggaacaaagctgcatCTATGAAGGGCTATGTAGAAAGTCTAGGACCCCCACTTAAATTGACATCAGAACAAttttggaataaagtaaaagatatgtcAAAGGTACATTCAAGtggagcatctctcagtgcatcattcaagtgaagctaggcttggtggaccagttcactatagatggatgtatccatttgaaaggtgatatatatatatatatacttgattttcaatatacttcaacttatatatacatggagcttattgtacatctctttgtatattataggttcatgggttattcaaaacggtcggtgaaaaacaaagctagagttgagggctcaatttgttcatcttaccttcaccgtgaaacaacacacttttgttctcattatttcaacaacgaaacgttgtcaccagttaacggaagaaacgctactgatagtgttatacgtcatccacatgctttatcagttttttgcttgtctggtcatcatgctggtagggattttccgattttctggccaagcgacaaagtatttaatgcggcacatgttcacgttttgattaactgcaccgaagttaaaccatacattgagtacgtttcaaatttctcttcatattaattatatttaattatatgattaaattgatattcaccatatatatggtcatcgatcagggcatttttaaatacgggacaatcatctgatgatatacattcaaatttcccattatggtttcaacaacaagtgcatctcgaagaacaaactcctatcaacatccacttaaggcacttatctatgggcccgagtagaagtttcaaagaatggcacacctattacgtcaatggatacaaatttcacaccgaatcttggactgaaggaaaagaaacaattaatagtggagtttgtatgaaaagtgtgtctgatagtggtgtagtagaagatttctacGACATAATTaagcatatttacgaaattgactatACGTTCCTAAATTATGTgaaaaaagtgttgttttactgtaagcGGTTTGATCCATCAGTAGAGGAACTAAGAtcaatttgatatccaatactgtagacattcgtatgagcaaaaaatatccacggtttgatccatttgccttggcccataatgtaagacaagtgtattatgttccttatccatcaactgttagaagcaaacaaggttggtgtgctgcaatcaaaacaagaccaacaagtggaatagaagaagttgaagcaggtcaaaatgaagaagttgcatatcaaatggatgaaatgtcaaatttggatcatgtgattagagatgagactattagtcaactttgtcatgagtcaaacattggagaagaagttgatgaacaagaaatagaataattagagaatgatgaaggcattgacttaattcactcatcaaatgacgacgacgacgaagacaattaattaattacgcattatatgtgtgtgtgtgtgtgtgtgtatatatatatatatataatattatattgtaatgtgaaatatgaacgacactttatatatatatatatatatatatatatataatttatatatatttctttaattatgtttatttataatttatttatgtatatttcattattaatttatgttaattgtacacacacacacacacacatatatatatatatacatggctttagtgtcgggagtaggaggatcGGAAGGATCAGGAGGAATGGGAACGGTGGGaatacgaggaatatccaaaacatcatgtggtaagaaaaaagttgataaaccacgtgttgttaatgacccatctctcatgccgatgccgacgattggtactagtggtggagctattcctctatatccTGAGGTCCCTATAGAGCCTTATACCATAGACGAAATAATGGAACCCAGATGTGTTGTttgctacaaccgcattgtcatcattccaTAAGGAGATGGGAatgtaaactattttaaattatgattgttaaatattttattattgcatgttatattattttattaattcatttttatatttaatttgcatgtaaactttgaagatatcttccttttaaatcatttgcaaaggcaattgctgaagtcatacaagagaaatataaaaaaccatggttgtcttggggtgagataaaagaggataagacacctcaatttagtgaa contains:
- the LOC140918717 gene encoding uncharacterized protein: MATGLWDFVAAFAATKDNGPMHLWQPGRQEMATGLWDFVAAFAATKGNGAMHGFRPNYWIWTNHGEGSPTSPSTSIRVENNIVPSSSTNKFGVDYNNYQHFWAMNDMILDVVRVNLLFSEDQYDDTGGFLNEEAHRFYGLLTETNKSLFERSLNSKFSMCIRLLGLKFEFHVLDLTLDLMTKMMLDATHIRDGLPQSYYDAKWLVSKLGLGVKMIDFYVKGCMLYYDNEFGINDTNLVECMFFQQPRYRQRNNSRVRRGKYIPRKAMFYLPIVSRLKKMLASMQTARKMTWHYENRRNQSCDIHLMFRIGTHAKLACPIDMEDTKEFILKFCGKASWFDLHHRLSSVDHAFRWKKTAFIKGYAENLAPPLKLTL